A single genomic interval of Streptomyces graminofaciens harbors:
- a CDS encoding LacI family DNA-binding transcriptional regulator: MVQIPKVPSESALPSPLQRSVPTSADVARLAGVSRATVSYVLNNTSAVRISEPTRRRVHEAAKELGYVPHAAARSLRAGHSRMVLMPTPHVAVGGLYSQFFNELQWALSRLDYTVVQYGGVGLRGDEAARAWAELRPVAVIVPSGGLGPEGVAVLKRSGARAVVMLSPEAVDGAHVLILDHGGVGYSAGRHLIERGRRRIGVVVPQEPGLGIYSRPRLEGIRRAVNGTEATVTELPLAYDEQAAGRLAANWRSLDLDAVFAYNDEYAMLVMRALQDEGIGIPDEAAVIGADDLMLGRLLRPRLSTVHLDLPAGRDLAELVDRAVREPGLAPTTHDVLGATVMHRESS, translated from the coding sequence ATGGTGCAGATACCGAAAGTACCGAGCGAGTCAGCCCTGCCCTCGCCACTGCAACGATCCGTACCGACGAGCGCCGACGTGGCCCGCCTGGCGGGTGTCTCGCGCGCGACGGTCAGTTACGTCCTCAACAACACGAGTGCCGTACGCATCAGCGAGCCCACGCGCCGCCGCGTCCACGAGGCCGCCAAAGAACTCGGCTATGTCCCGCACGCGGCGGCCCGCAGCCTGCGCGCCGGCCACAGTCGCATGGTGCTGATGCCGACCCCGCACGTGGCCGTCGGAGGGCTCTACAGCCAGTTCTTCAACGAGCTCCAGTGGGCGCTGAGTCGCCTCGACTACACCGTCGTGCAGTACGGCGGTGTCGGTCTGCGGGGCGACGAGGCCGCCAGGGCCTGGGCCGAGCTGCGCCCGGTCGCGGTGATCGTGCCCAGCGGCGGGCTCGGCCCCGAGGGCGTGGCGGTGCTCAAGCGCTCCGGCGCCCGGGCCGTGGTCATGCTCAGCCCCGAGGCCGTCGACGGCGCCCACGTCCTGATCCTCGACCACGGCGGCGTCGGCTACAGCGCGGGCCGCCATCTGATCGAGCGCGGCCGCCGCCGTATCGGCGTCGTCGTGCCCCAGGAGCCGGGCCTCGGGATCTACTCCCGGCCGCGCCTCGAGGGAATACGGCGTGCGGTGAACGGCACGGAGGCGACAGTCACCGAGCTGCCGCTCGCCTACGACGAGCAGGCCGCGGGCCGTCTCGCCGCGAACTGGCGTTCGCTCGACCTGGACGCCGTGTTCGCGTACAACGACGAGTACGCGATGCTGGTGATGCGGGCCCTGCAGGACGAGGGCATCGGGATCCCGGACGAGGCGGCCGTGATCGGTGCCGACGACCTGATGCTCGGCCGGCTGCTGCGGCCCCGCCTGAGTACGGTCCACCTGGACCTGCCGGCCGGTCGCGACCTCGCCGAGCTGGTGGACCGCGCGGTCCGCGAACCCGGCCTCGCGCCCACGACGCACGATGTCCTCGGCGCGACGGTCATGCACCGCGAATCCAGCTGA
- a CDS encoding 4-hydroxybenzoate 3-monooxygenase, translated as MRTTVGIIGGGPAGLLLARLLHRAGIDCVVLESRTRTYVEHRQRAGMLEQGTVDALRECGAAERLEVEGLVHHGIELRFDRERHHLDFPALTGGRTVTIYAQTEIVKDLVALQLADGPPLFFEAEANGIGGALTEAPVVHFVHDGYQEELSCEWVVGCDGFHGISRHVVPASARRVYEHDFPYSWLGVLADVPPSCEELIYARGERGFALHSMRSPSVSRLYLQVPNGTAPVDWPDDRVWDELAARFAIDADWTLERGPITAKSVTGMRSYVHEPMRHGRLLLAGDAAHIVPPTGAKGLNLAVSDVRVLARALIAFYDKNDPQLLDRYSELCLERVWQATRFSYDMTRMLHAQPDGDAFDHRMQLARLRRIAASRPAAAELAAHYTGLPLAL; from the coding sequence ATGCGCACGACGGTCGGCATCATCGGCGGTGGTCCCGCCGGGCTCCTCCTCGCCCGGCTGCTGCACCGGGCGGGCATCGACTGCGTCGTCCTGGAGAGCCGGACTCGCACCTACGTGGAACACCGCCAGCGTGCCGGAATGCTGGAGCAGGGCACGGTCGACGCGTTGCGGGAGTGCGGTGCCGCCGAGCGGCTGGAGGTCGAGGGCCTGGTCCACCACGGCATCGAGCTGCGCTTCGACCGCGAACGCCACCACCTCGACTTCCCGGCCCTCACCGGCGGTCGTACGGTCACCATCTACGCGCAGACGGAGATCGTGAAGGACCTCGTCGCCCTCCAACTCGCCGACGGGCCACCGCTGTTCTTCGAGGCGGAGGCCAACGGGATCGGGGGCGCGCTCACTGAGGCGCCGGTCGTGCACTTCGTCCACGACGGCTATCAGGAGGAGCTGTCCTGCGAATGGGTGGTCGGCTGCGACGGTTTCCACGGCATCTCCCGCCATGTGGTCCCCGCCTCGGCGCGCCGCGTGTACGAGCACGACTTCCCGTACTCCTGGCTCGGCGTCCTGGCCGACGTCCCGCCGTCCTGCGAGGAGCTGATCTACGCACGCGGAGAACGAGGTTTCGCCCTGCACAGCATGCGCTCGCCGTCCGTGTCCCGGCTCTACCTCCAGGTCCCGAACGGCACCGCCCCGGTCGACTGGCCCGACGACCGTGTCTGGGACGAGCTGGCCGCCCGATTCGCGATCGACGCCGACTGGACCCTGGAACGCGGTCCCATCACCGCCAAGTCGGTCACAGGCATGCGGAGTTACGTCCACGAGCCGATGCGCCACGGCAGGCTCCTGCTCGCCGGGGACGCCGCCCACATCGTGCCGCCGACAGGCGCGAAAGGTCTCAACCTCGCCGTCTCGGACGTCCGGGTCCTGGCCCGGGCCCTCATCGCGTTCTACGACAAGAACGACCCCCAACTCCTCGACCGATACTCGGAGTTGTGCCTGGAAAGGGTGTGGCAGGCGACACGTTTCTCGTATGACATGACTAGGATGTTGCACGCTCAACCAGATGGGGACGCCTTCGACCACCGGATGCAGCTCGCGCGGCTGCGCCGGATCGCGGCGTCCCGCCCGGCGGCCGCCGAACTGGCCGCCCACTACACGGGACTCCCCCTCGCGCTGTGA
- a CDS encoding amidase yields the protein MAPDRSPGLVESARALAAGEVTSRALVERALTRIEASQSTVNAFRRVRAEAALAEADAADKELASGGRRPLLGVPVAVKDDMDVAGEPTAFGCPGEFPSVTEDGEAVRRLRAAGAVVVGKTNTCELGQWPFTEGPAFGATRNPWHQGHTPGGSSGGSAAAVAAGLVPAALGSDGAGSVRIPASWTHLIGVKPQRGRISTWPLAESFQGITVNGTLARTVADAALLLDVASGNHEGDLHRPPAVDASAAVGRDPGRLRIALSLKPPFTALPARLDPLVRERVRAVAERLAALGHEVEEAEPRYGRIGLTFVPRATAGIAERVGEVPQRHLLDRRTRDAARLGRLLGGAPLRLARRAEAALHQRVGALFTSYDVLLAPTTAAPPPRIGAMLDLGGLGTDRAMIAACPYAWPWNVLGWPGVNVPAGFVGDGLPVGAQLLGPANSEPLLLSLAAQLEADQRWHELWPPSASESNSAATQGGSADSARTL from the coding sequence ATGGCTCCCGACCGTTCCCCAGGTCTGGTGGAGAGTGCCCGTGCGCTGGCCGCCGGGGAGGTGACGTCACGGGCGCTCGTCGAGCGGGCGCTGACCCGGATCGAGGCGAGCCAGTCGACGGTCAACGCCTTTCGCCGGGTGCGGGCCGAGGCGGCGCTCGCGGAGGCCGACGCGGCGGACAAGGAGCTGGCGTCGGGCGGGCGGCGGCCACTGCTCGGGGTGCCCGTGGCGGTGAAGGACGACATGGACGTGGCGGGCGAGCCGACCGCGTTCGGCTGCCCCGGCGAGTTCCCCTCGGTCACGGAGGACGGCGAGGCGGTACGGCGGCTGCGCGCGGCCGGGGCGGTCGTCGTCGGCAAGACCAACACCTGTGAGCTGGGGCAGTGGCCGTTCACCGAGGGGCCCGCCTTCGGCGCCACCCGCAATCCGTGGCACCAGGGCCACACCCCCGGCGGTTCGTCGGGCGGTTCGGCGGCCGCCGTCGCGGCGGGCCTGGTACCGGCCGCACTGGGCTCGGACGGCGCCGGCTCGGTCCGTATCCCGGCCTCCTGGACACACCTCATCGGAGTGAAACCGCAGCGCGGCCGTATCTCGACCTGGCCGCTCGCGGAGTCCTTCCAGGGCATCACCGTGAACGGCACTCTCGCCCGCACGGTCGCCGACGCCGCACTCCTCCTGGACGTGGCGAGCGGCAACCACGAAGGCGATCTGCACCGCCCGCCCGCCGTCGACGCCTCCGCGGCCGTGGGGCGCGATCCCGGCCGCCTGAGAATCGCCCTCTCGCTCAAGCCACCGTTCACCGCGCTGCCCGCACGGCTCGATCCCCTCGTACGGGAACGGGTGCGCGCGGTGGCGGAGCGGCTCGCCGCGCTGGGGCACGAGGTCGAGGAGGCGGAGCCCCGGTACGGGCGGATCGGGCTGACGTTCGTCCCGCGCGCCACCGCCGGAATCGCCGAACGGGTCGGCGAGGTTCCGCAACGCCATCTGCTCGACCGGCGCACCCGCGACGCCGCCCGCCTCGGCCGGCTCCTGGGCGGCGCACCCCTGCGCCTGGCCCGCCGCGCCGAAGCCGCCCTGCACCAGCGTGTCGGGGCGCTCTTCACCTCGTACGACGTGCTGCTGGCACCGACCACCGCCGCTCCCCCGCCGCGTATCGGCGCCATGCTCGACCTCGGTGGTCTCGGCACCGATCGCGCGATGATCGCCGCCTGCCCGTACGCCTGGCCGTGGAACGTGCTCGGCTGGCCGGGGGTGAACGTCCCGGCGGGTTTCGTCGGCGACGGCCTGCCGGTGGGCGCCCAGTTGCTGGGACCGGCGAACAGTGAGCCTCTTCTCCTGTCCCTGGCCGCGCAGTTGGAGGCGGACCAGCGGTGGCACGAGCTGTGGCCGCCGTCGGCATCGGAGTCGAATTCAGCGGCGACACAAGGAGGTTCGGCCGATTCGGCCCGTACGCTGTGA
- a CDS encoding flotillin family protein: protein MPMFVGIVAGGVVATVLVLVGLFKLMWRVAEPNEALIISGSKHRTEGLEPGMGFRIVTGRGTLVLPGMQAVRKLSLDLNQTELAVECVTFQGIPLKIRGVVIFKVGDDFVSIANAARRFLDQQKRVSERVHNVFAGHLRSIVGGLTVEDMIRDREKLTGQTRAACGTEMEKLGLIVDSLQIHEIEDPTGYIKNLAMPHAAAVQRDARIAQAEANRLATQAEQQAAARMAEATRDSEILQAGYQAERDKAAAEAKQAGPLAEAGARQEVVVQETRVAELEASRREQQLQADVRKPADAKAYEKRTLAEAERDARISAAQAKAQETELAAAAEATATRATGEAEAEARKAKGLAAAEASRAKGLAEAEGIKARAAALAENQEAVIAQQLAERWPEIVEAGASAFGNVDNMVVLNGADGMADMLAKALTMGGAGLGLARQMLSSMNNQNGEVNGQVNGQVKREIQKETSP, encoded by the coding sequence ATGCCGATGTTCGTCGGCATCGTCGCGGGCGGGGTCGTTGCCACCGTCCTCGTTCTGGTCGGACTGTTCAAACTGATGTGGCGCGTGGCGGAACCGAACGAGGCTCTCATCATCTCCGGTTCCAAGCACCGGACGGAGGGCCTCGAGCCGGGCATGGGGTTCCGTATCGTCACCGGGCGCGGGACGCTGGTGCTGCCCGGTATGCAGGCGGTGCGGAAGCTGTCGCTCGATCTCAACCAGACCGAGCTGGCCGTGGAGTGCGTGACCTTTCAGGGCATCCCGCTGAAGATCCGCGGCGTGGTCATCTTCAAGGTCGGCGACGACTTCGTGTCCATCGCCAACGCGGCCCGCCGCTTCCTCGACCAGCAGAAGCGGGTGTCGGAGCGGGTGCACAACGTCTTCGCCGGCCATCTGCGGTCCATCGTGGGCGGGTTGACGGTCGAGGACATGATCCGCGACCGCGAGAAGCTGACCGGGCAGACCCGGGCGGCGTGCGGTACGGAAATGGAGAAGCTCGGTCTCATCGTCGACTCGTTGCAGATCCACGAGATCGAGGACCCGACCGGCTACATCAAGAACCTGGCGATGCCGCACGCCGCGGCCGTCCAGCGGGACGCCCGGATCGCGCAGGCCGAGGCGAACCGCCTCGCCACCCAGGCCGAGCAGCAGGCCGCCGCGCGCATGGCCGAGGCCACCCGGGACAGCGAGATCCTGCAGGCCGGCTACCAGGCCGAGCGGGACAAGGCCGCCGCCGAGGCCAAGCAGGCCGGTCCGCTCGCCGAGGCAGGCGCCCGGCAGGAGGTCGTCGTCCAGGAGACCCGGGTCGCGGAGCTTGAGGCGTCCAGGCGCGAGCAGCAGCTCCAGGCGGACGTCCGCAAGCCCGCGGACGCCAAGGCCTATGAGAAGCGCACTCTCGCCGAGGCCGAACGCGATGCGCGTATCTCCGCCGCCCAGGCCAAGGCCCAGGAGACGGAGCTGGCGGCCGCCGCCGAGGCGACCGCGACCCGCGCCACGGGTGAGGCGGAGGCCGAGGCCCGCAAGGCGAAGGGACTGGCCGCCGCCGAGGCCTCACGGGCGAAGGGGCTCGCCGAGGCCGAGGGCATCAAGGCACGGGCCGCCGCGCTGGCGGAGAACCAGGAGGCGGTGATCGCGCAGCAACTCGCCGAACGGTGGCCGGAGATCGTCGAGGCGGGCGCGTCCGCGTTCGGCAACGTCGACAACATGGTTGTGCTGAACGGTGCCGACGGGATGGCGGACATGTTGGCGAAGGCGCTCACGATGGGCGGTGCGGGGTTGGGGCTGGCTCGGCAGATGCTGTCGTCCATGAACAATCAGAACGGGGAGGTCAACGGCCAGGTCAACGGGCAGGTCAAGCGGGAGATCCAGAAGGAGACTTCGCCGTAA
- a CDS encoding benzaldehyde dehydrogenase produces the protein MPLLDPKTWQNSPSLALSGGEHTVTEPATGDTLATVTLASPEDVGTAARAARAAQAEWARIPHFARAAVLRKAGDLFAEHAAELHDWIVRESGSISGKADFELHVAAQECYEAAALASRPAGQVLPSEAPRLSYTRRVPAGVVGVISPFNAPLILSIRSVAPALALGNGVLLKPDPRTAVCGGLSLAAVFAEAGLPEGLLHILPGGPDVGAALVADPLVPVISFTGSTAAGRAVGEAAGRHLKRAHLELGGNSAMIVLEDADLDAVISTAAWGSFFHQGQICMTTGRHLVHASLYEEYVERLAAKADSLAVGDPHREHVHLGPVIDDSQLAKIRGLVEASTASGAKLAAGGTHERLFYRPTVLAGVDDATPAYAEEVFGPVAPVRPFRTLDEAAALAADGPYGLSLGIVTGDAARGLDLAERIPTGIVHINDQTVNDEAVAPFGGIAASGTGARFGGEANLEAFTEVRWTTVRGDVAPYPF, from the coding sequence ATGCCCCTGCTCGACCCGAAGACCTGGCAGAACTCACCGTCCCTGGCCCTGTCGGGCGGTGAGCACACGGTGACGGAGCCCGCCACGGGCGACACGCTCGCCACCGTCACGCTCGCCTCGCCCGAGGACGTGGGCACGGCCGCCCGGGCCGCGCGCGCCGCGCAGGCCGAGTGGGCGCGCATCCCGCACTTCGCCCGCGCCGCCGTCCTCCGCAAGGCGGGCGACCTGTTCGCCGAGCACGCCGCGGAGCTGCACGACTGGATCGTGCGCGAGTCCGGCTCCATCTCGGGCAAGGCCGACTTCGAACTGCATGTCGCCGCCCAGGAGTGCTACGAGGCCGCCGCGCTCGCCTCCCGCCCCGCCGGCCAGGTGCTGCCCTCGGAGGCGCCCCGCCTGTCGTACACGCGCCGGGTGCCGGCCGGTGTGGTCGGCGTGATCTCGCCGTTCAACGCCCCGCTGATCCTCTCCATCCGCTCCGTCGCCCCGGCCCTCGCGCTCGGCAACGGCGTTCTCCTGAAGCCGGACCCGCGCACGGCCGTCTGCGGCGGACTCTCCCTGGCCGCCGTGTTCGCCGAGGCCGGGCTGCCCGAAGGCCTGCTGCACATACTGCCCGGCGGCCCGGACGTGGGGGCGGCCCTGGTCGCCGACCCGCTGGTGCCGGTGATCTCCTTCACCGGGTCGACCGCCGCCGGACGCGCGGTCGGCGAGGCCGCCGGACGCCATCTCAAGCGCGCGCACCTGGAGTTGGGAGGCAACTCCGCGATGATCGTGCTGGAGGACGCCGACCTCGACGCCGTGATCTCCACGGCCGCCTGGGGCTCCTTCTTCCACCAGGGCCAGATCTGCATGACGACGGGACGCCACCTCGTCCACGCCTCGCTCTACGAGGAGTACGTCGAACGCCTCGCGGCGAAGGCCGACTCGCTCGCCGTCGGCGACCCGCACCGCGAGCACGTGCACCTCGGCCCCGTGATCGACGACTCCCAACTCGCCAAGATCCGGGGTCTGGTGGAGGCCAGCACGGCGAGTGGCGCCAAACTGGCGGCGGGCGGCACCCACGAGCGGCTGTTCTACCGGCCGACGGTCCTCGCCGGCGTCGACGACGCCACCCCCGCGTACGCGGAAGAGGTCTTCGGACCGGTCGCGCCGGTACGGCCGTTCCGTACGCTCGACGAGGCCGCCGCGCTCGCCGCCGACGGGCCGTACGGGCTGTCGCTGGGCATCGTCACCGGGGACGCGGCGCGGGGCCTCGACCTGGCCGAGCGCATCCCCACCGGGATCGTGCACATCAACGACCAGACCGTCAACGACGAGGCGGTAGCGCCTTTCGGCGGGATCGCCGCCTCCGGCACGGGCGCCCGCTTCGGCGGCGAGGCCAACCTGGAGGCCTTCACCGAGGTGCGCTGGACGACGGTCCGCGGAGACGTGGCGCCGTACCCGTTCTAG
- the egtA gene encoding ergothioneine biosynthesis glutamate--cysteine ligase EgtA produces MSDSASGCTEPRSGVTEAEVEALVRGICFKTGPPRTLGVELEWHVHELREPRLPAPPERREAAYAALRTLPLTSALTVEPGGQLELSSAPAGSLMECVGSVSADLTAVRAALREADLALSGFGHDPWNPPVRYLHEPRYDAMEEYLDRFGPEGRAMMCSSASVQVCLDAGYEEPGPLGHERRWWLAHQLGAVLVAAFAHSPLALGRPTGWRSTRQALWAAMDPGRTTAPSGDGDPRGAWARTVLDAPVMCVRADEGPWGVPRGMTFREWIGSDTPPSRADLDYHMTTVFPPVRPRGHLELRMIDAQPGEDGWIVPLAVAVALFEDAEAAEIAYRTVKPLAERAGSQPAPRNPLWVAAARSGLADRELRDAAAVCFAAALEALPRLGASTAVQDAVAEYTQRYVARGRCPADDLLDLHHGKDISV; encoded by the coding sequence ATGTCCGATTCCGCGAGTGGCTGTACGGAGCCCCGCTCCGGCGTCACCGAGGCCGAGGTGGAGGCCCTGGTCCGGGGCATCTGCTTCAAGACCGGCCCGCCCCGCACTCTAGGTGTCGAACTGGAATGGCACGTCCACGAGCTGCGCGAGCCGCGGCTCCCGGCACCACCCGAACGACGCGAAGCGGCCTATGCCGCACTGCGGACCCTGCCCCTGACCTCGGCGCTCACCGTGGAGCCCGGCGGTCAGCTGGAGCTCAGCTCAGCCCCGGCCGGCTCGCTGATGGAGTGCGTCGGATCCGTATCGGCCGATCTCACCGCCGTACGCGCGGCACTGCGCGAGGCGGACCTGGCCCTCAGCGGCTTCGGCCACGATCCCTGGAACCCCCCGGTCCGCTATCTCCACGAGCCCCGGTACGACGCGATGGAGGAGTACCTCGACCGCTTCGGCCCCGAGGGCCGCGCGATGATGTGTTCCTCCGCCTCCGTCCAGGTGTGCCTCGACGCCGGGTACGAGGAGCCGGGCCCCCTCGGCCATGAGCGGCGCTGGTGGCTCGCGCATCAGCTGGGCGCGGTGCTCGTGGCCGCGTTCGCGCACTCCCCGCTGGCCCTCGGCCGGCCCACCGGGTGGCGTTCGACGCGGCAGGCGCTGTGGGCCGCGATGGACCCCGGCCGCACGACCGCCCCGTCCGGCGACGGCGATCCGCGCGGCGCCTGGGCCCGGACCGTCCTGGACGCGCCGGTGATGTGCGTACGGGCGGACGAGGGCCCCTGGGGCGTCCCGCGCGGAATGACGTTCCGGGAGTGGATCGGATCCGACACCCCGCCGAGCCGCGCCGACCTCGACTACCACATGACGACCGTCTTCCCGCCGGTACGCCCGCGCGGCCACCTCGAGCTGCGCATGATCGACGCCCAGCCCGGTGAGGACGGGTGGATCGTGCCACTGGCCGTGGCGGTGGCGCTGTTCGAGGACGCGGAGGCCGCCGAGATCGCCTATCGGACCGTCAAGCCCCTTGCGGAGCGGGCCGGTTCGCAGCCCGCCCCCCGCAATCCGCTGTGGGTCGCGGCCGCCCGTTCGGGCCTCGCGGACCGCGAGCTGCGCGATGCGGCGGCCGTCTGCTTCGCCGCGGCCCTGGAGGCGCTGCCCCGGCTCGGCGCGAGCACCGCCGTACAGGACGCCGTCGCGGAGTACACCCAGCGATATGTGGCCCGGGGCCGCTGCCCCGCCGACGATCTGCTCGATCTGCACCATGGGAAGGACATCTCCGTATGA
- a CDS encoding TIGR02452 family protein: MSARLRGIAQETEKIVEAGYYRAPDGREVSIAAEVAAARAGTRLYGPDPVGIPQVGPVETEIEVTGESSLEAARRLTGGTPVAVLNFSSARNPGGGYLNGAQAQEEALCRASALYTCVREARGFYDHHRAHRDPFYTDRVIHSPAVPVFRDDRGRLLDEPYTTGFLTSAAPNASVVLRTTPERAPDLPRALAVRAERVLETAAAHGYRRLVLGAWGCGVFGNDPTQVAGAFRALLGEGGRFAGYFEHVTFGILDRTRGSVVRSAFEQVFVNASRTAPSAGAPRS, translated from the coding sequence ATGAGCGCACGCCTACGGGGAATCGCACAGGAGACCGAGAAGATCGTCGAGGCGGGGTATTACCGCGCGCCCGACGGCCGAGAGGTCTCCATCGCGGCCGAGGTCGCTGCGGCCCGCGCCGGCACCCGCCTGTACGGCCCGGACCCGGTCGGAATTCCGCAGGTCGGCCCCGTGGAGACGGAGATCGAGGTGACGGGGGAGAGCAGCCTGGAAGCCGCCCGCCGACTGACGGGCGGGACCCCGGTCGCGGTCCTGAACTTCTCCTCCGCCCGCAACCCCGGCGGCGGCTATCTGAACGGTGCCCAGGCCCAGGAGGAGGCCCTGTGCCGTGCCTCCGCGCTCTACACCTGTGTACGGGAGGCCCGCGGCTTCTACGACCACCACCGAGCCCATCGTGACCCGTTCTACACGGACCGTGTCATCCACTCACCGGCCGTGCCGGTCTTCCGCGACGACCGCGGCCGACTCCTCGACGAGCCGTACACCACCGGATTCCTGACCTCCGCCGCCCCGAACGCGTCGGTCGTCCTGCGTACGACACCGGAGCGCGCGCCCGACCTCCCACGCGCCCTCGCCGTCCGCGCGGAACGCGTACTGGAGACGGCCGCGGCGCACGGCTACCGGCGCCTGGTGCTGGGCGCGTGGGGCTGCGGCGTGTTCGGCAACGACCCGACTCAGGTGGCGGGCGCGTTCCGGGCACTCCTGGGCGAGGGCGGCCGCTTCGCCGGGTACTTCGAGCACGTGACGTTCGGAATCCTGGACCGTACGAGAGGCTCGGTGGTCCGGAGTGCTTTCGAGCAGGTGTTCGTCAATGCCAGCCGTACCGCTCCCTCAGCCGGTGCACCACGGAGTTGA
- the egtB gene encoding ergothioneine biosynthesis protein EgtB, which produces MTAPENPVSASSADPDILRERALDALTRARARTALLTSCVDEPDLTAQHSPLMSPLVWDLAHIGNQEELWLLRNVAGRAAIRPEIDGLYDAFEHPRAERPSLPLLPPEEARQYLAEVRGRALDVLESTAFHGTRLTEAGFAFGMIAQHEQQHDETMLITHQLRRGAAVLTAPDPAPVPPFTGPAEVLVPGGPFTMGTSAEPWALDNERPAHRRIVPPFHIDTTPVTNAAYQAFIEDGGYDDERWWTAEGWAHIRAHDIRAPLFWHCDAGQWLRRRFGVTEVVPPDEPVLHVCWYEADAYARWAGRRLPTETEWEKAARHDPVTGRSTRYPWGDSDPTPENANLGQRHLRPAPVGSYPAGASPLGVRQLIGDVWEWTSSDFLPYPGFRAFPYPEYSEVFFGPEYKVLRGGSFAVDPVACRGTFRNWDYPIRRQIFSGFRTARDASPETV; this is translated from the coding sequence ATGACCGCGCCCGAGAACCCGGTTTCCGCGAGCTCGGCCGACCCCGACATACTCCGGGAGCGCGCTCTCGACGCCCTGACCAGGGCTCGTGCCCGCACCGCGCTCCTCACCTCCTGCGTCGACGAACCCGACCTCACCGCGCAGCACTCGCCGCTGATGTCCCCGCTGGTGTGGGACCTCGCCCACATCGGCAACCAGGAGGAGCTGTGGCTGCTGCGAAACGTCGCCGGGCGTGCGGCGATACGGCCCGAGATCGACGGGCTGTACGACGCGTTCGAGCATCCGCGCGCGGAGCGGCCCTCGCTGCCGCTGCTGCCGCCCGAGGAGGCCCGCCAGTATCTCGCCGAGGTCCGCGGCCGGGCCCTTGACGTGCTGGAGAGCACCGCTTTCCACGGCACGCGGCTCACCGAGGCGGGCTTCGCCTTCGGCATGATCGCCCAGCACGAACAGCAGCACGACGAGACAATGCTGATCACCCATCAGCTCCGCCGGGGCGCGGCGGTCCTGACCGCACCGGATCCCGCGCCGGTTCCGCCCTTCACCGGACCGGCCGAAGTCCTCGTCCCCGGTGGCCCGTTCACCATGGGGACGTCCGCCGAACCGTGGGCGCTGGACAACGAGCGGCCGGCCCATCGTCGTATCGTCCCGCCGTTCCACATCGACACGACTCCGGTGACGAACGCCGCGTACCAGGCGTTCATCGAGGACGGCGGCTACGACGACGAGCGCTGGTGGACCGCCGAGGGCTGGGCGCACATCCGGGCGCACGACATCCGGGCGCCCCTGTTCTGGCACTGCGACGCCGGGCAGTGGCTGCGGCGGCGCTTCGGCGTCACCGAGGTCGTCCCGCCCGACGAGCCGGTCCTGCATGTCTGCTGGTACGAGGCCGACGCGTACGCCCGCTGGGCCGGGCGCCGGCTGCCCACGGAGACCGAGTGGGAGAAGGCGGCCCGCCACGACCCGGTGACGGGCCGCTCGACGCGCTATCCGTGGGGCGACAGCGACCCGACACCGGAGAACGCCAATCTCGGCCAGCGCCATCTCCGCCCGGCCCCGGTCGGCAGCTATCCGGCGGGGGCGTCGCCGCTGGGTGTACGGCAGTTGATCGGCGATGTGTGGGAGTGGACGTCGAGCGACTTTCTGCCCTACCCGGGGTTCCGGGCGTTCCCGTACCCGGAGTACTCGGAGGTGTTCTTCGGCCCCGAGTACAAGGTGCTGCGCGGTGGTTCGTTCGCCGTGGACCCGGTGGCCTGCCGGGGCACGTTCCGCAACTGGGACTATCCGATCCGGCGACAGATCTTCTCCGGCTTCCGCACGGCACGCGACGCCTCCCCGGAGACTGTCTGA
- a CDS encoding type II toxin-antitoxin system PemK/MazF family toxin: MTSYADQEIPGHYGPSATTEADPRGVGRVRTEYAPAHDGDPDPGEIVWTWVPFEENDGRGKDRPVLVVAREAAGTLLAVQLSSKRHDGDREWVPIGSGPWDRSGRDSWVDVDRVLRLHEAGMRREACALDRMRFNSVVHRLRERYGWH; encoded by the coding sequence GTGACTTCCTACGCCGATCAAGAGATCCCCGGCCACTACGGCCCGTCCGCCACCACCGAGGCCGACCCCCGTGGGGTGGGGCGGGTGCGTACCGAGTACGCGCCCGCGCACGACGGTGATCCCGATCCCGGTGAGATCGTCTGGACCTGGGTGCCGTTCGAGGAGAACGACGGGCGGGGCAAGGACCGGCCCGTGCTCGTGGTCGCCCGGGAGGCCGCGGGCACGCTGCTCGCGGTGCAGTTGTCGAGCAAGCGGCACGACGGGGACCGCGAGTGGGTGCCGATCGGGAGCGGGCCGTGGGACCGGTCGGGGCGGGACTCATGGGTGGATGTGGACCGGGTGCTGCGGCTGCACGAGGCGGGGATGCGGCGCGAGGCGTGTGCCCTGGACCGGATGCGGTTCAACTCCGTGGTGCACCGGCTGAGGGAGCGGTACGGCTGGCATTGA